Sequence from the Sebaldella sp. S0638 genome:
ACAGTTACATAGTTGGTTATATGATGAATCAGCGGTTTCTTCGCTCTCACGATATCAGGATATTCCTTTATTATATCTGTTATTTTATTATTCATGATCTTCCCCTCCGCTTTCAAGTCCGTTTTTATATAAAGAATAAAAATGATTTGTCGGTCCGTGGCCTTTTCCTATATCAAGCGAATGCTTTATTGCTGTTGTAACATATATTTTTGCTTTCCTAACCGCGTTCTCCAAGTCCATTCCCAGTGCAAGATTTGAAGCAATTGCCGACGAATACGTACAGCCTGTTCCATGTGTATTTTTAGTATTTATTCTCTTGGCATTAAAATAATGATAGTTTTTCCCGTCATACAGGATATCAAGCGCCTCGCTCTCAAGGTGTCCGCCTTTTATCAAAACATTTTTACTTCCCATATCATGTATTTTTACAGCGGCTTTTTTCATATCATCTGTAGTTTCGATTTTTATTCCTGCTATTCTTTCAGCTTCGGGAATATTCGGCGTAAGCAGATCAGCCGCCGGGATTATTATCTCTATTAACGCACCCACAGAATCAGGATCCATGAGCGGACAGCCGTTTTTAGCATACATTACAGGATCAGCTACAATATTCTGTGCTTTATACTCCGAAAGTTTCTCTGCTACTGCCTTCATGCTTTCCTCTCCTGAAAGCATGCCTATTTTCACCGCATCTGCTCCAATATCTTCAAAAACTGCATCAATCTGCTTTTGGATCATATCAGTTCGTATGTCCTGAATATCAATAACTCTGCTGGTATTTTCCGCCACTACAGATACTATTACACTCATTCCAAAAAGACCGTGAGCCGAAAAAGTTTTCAAATCTGCCT
This genomic interval carries:
- the thiD gene encoding bifunctional hydroxymethylpyrimidine kinase/phosphomethylpyrimidine kinase, encoding MKKILSIAGSDCSGGAGIQADLKTFSAHGLFGMSVIVSVVAENTSRVIDIQDIRTDMIQKQIDAVFEDIGADAVKIGMLSGEESMKAVAEKLSEYKAQNIVADPVMYAKNGCPLMDPDSVGALIEIIIPAADLLTPNIPEAERIAGIKIETTDDMKKAAVKIHDMGSKNVLIKGGHLESEALDILYDGKNYHYFNAKRINTKNTHGTGCTYSSAIASNLALGMDLENAVRKAKIYVTTAIKHSLDIGKGHGPTNHFYSLYKNGLESGGEDHE